A part of Tessaracoccus timonensis genomic DNA contains:
- a CDS encoding cupin domain-containing protein, with translation MKIQDNGPKPNAFDIETATRENRNYRTTAWTGKYLQVTLMSIEPGSSIGLEVHPETDQFLRLDAGQGRCVMGPSEDQLDFQQDVSDGWAIQVPAGVWHDVINTGDEPMQVYAVYAPSHHAQGIVQETAEQAEQDEESGKDVPPEWTVQPGHQVADGHA, from the coding sequence ATGAAGATTCAAGACAACGGCCCGAAACCCAATGCCTTCGACATCGAGACCGCAACTCGTGAGAACCGCAACTACCGCACCACCGCATGGACCGGCAAGTACCTCCAGGTGACGCTGATGTCCATCGAGCCAGGCTCCTCCATTGGCCTCGAAGTGCACCCCGAAACCGACCAGTTCCTCCGCCTCGACGCAGGCCAGGGACGCTGCGTGATGGGGCCGAGCGAAGACCAGCTCGATTTCCAGCAGGACGTCAGCGATGGCTGGGCGATTCAGGTGCCAGCTGGTGTGTGGCACGACGTGATCAACACCGGCGATGAGCCCATGCAGGTGTACGCCGTCTACGCGCCTTCGCACCACGCGCAGGGCATCGTGCAGGAGACTGCGGAGCAGGCTGAGCAGGACGAAGAGTCTGGCAAGGACGTGCCCCCGGAGTGGACAGTCCAGCCCGGCCACCAG